A single region of the Marinobacter salinisoli genome encodes:
- a CDS encoding ribose-phosphate pyrophosphokinase: MSKLMIFAGNANPELAKAIAQKLHIPMGQATVGRFSDGETAVEINENVRGHDVFIIQPTCYPTNDNLMELIVLADALRRASATRVTAVIPYYGYARQDRRVRSTRVAISAKVVADMISSIGVDRVLTVDLHADQIQGFFDIPVDNIYATPVMLEDIEKQRFENFVVVSPDVGGVVRARAVAKKLDDADLAIIDKRRPKANVAQVMHIIGDVKDKTCILVDDIIDTAGTLCKAANALKEHGAARVVAYITHPVLSGPAIDNINASTLDELVVCDTIPVDDKAKNCDRIRVLSMAGLLAESIRRVSNEESISAMFDNA, translated from the coding sequence GTGTCCAAACTGATGATTTTCGCTGGCAACGCCAATCCGGAACTTGCCAAGGCCATCGCGCAGAAACTGCACATCCCCATGGGCCAGGCCACCGTTGGCCGTTTCAGCGACGGCGAAACCGCTGTCGAAATCAACGAGAACGTCCGCGGCCATGATGTCTTCATCATTCAGCCGACCTGTTACCCGACCAACGACAACCTGATGGAACTGATCGTCCTGGCCGACGCACTGCGCCGCGCGTCCGCAACCAGGGTCACTGCGGTAATCCCCTACTATGGATACGCACGACAGGATCGCCGGGTGCGCTCGACCCGGGTAGCCATCAGCGCCAAAGTCGTTGCCGACATGATCTCCAGCATCGGCGTGGATCGGGTCCTGACCGTTGACCTGCACGCCGACCAGATTCAGGGCTTCTTCGACATCCCGGTGGACAACATTTACGCCACACCGGTCATGCTCGAAGACATTGAGAAGCAGCGCTTTGAAAACTTCGTTGTGGTTTCTCCGGACGTCGGCGGTGTGGTTCGCGCCCGCGCCGTGGCCAAGAAGCTGGACGATGCCGACCTGGCCATTATTGACAAGCGTCGGCCGAAGGCGAACGTTGCTCAGGTCATGCACATCATCGGGGATGTCAAAGACAAGACCTGTATCCTGGTGGACGACATCATCGACACCGCCGGCACTCTGTGCAAAGCCGCCAACGCTCTCAAGGAGCACGGCGCCGCCCGCGTGGTTGCCTACATCACCCACCCGGTTCTGTCTGGCCCGGCGATAGATAACATCAACGCATCCACCCTGGACGAACTGGTTGTCTGCGACACTATCCCCGTGGATGACAAAGCCAAGAATTGTGATAGAATCCGCGTCCTCAGCATGGCTGGGCTACTGGCAGAGTCCATTCGTCGCGTCAGCAACGAAGAGTCTATCAGCGCCATGTTTGACAACGCCTGA